One Streptomyces lincolnensis genomic region harbors:
- a CDS encoding cupin domain-containing protein: MTTEKNDQKQNGTAHVTDFAPVLTRGAEAETTRDPSSVMTLLADSGDTGGRLTAYRSTFAEGAVGAPAHLHTAAAESFFVIDGALRVLVGEEITVLNAGDFLVIPPGTPHAFAAAPGATADVLFTFTPGAGRFDYLRLLGRVLRGEADPQEIKNSSDRFDNHYVDSPVWNEELGGHA, from the coding sequence ATGACGACAGAGAAGAACGACCAGAAGCAGAACGGGACCGCGCACGTCACGGACTTCGCCCCGGTGCTCACCCGTGGCGCGGAGGCCGAGACGACGCGGGACCCCAGCAGCGTCATGACCCTCCTCGCGGACTCCGGCGACACCGGCGGACGCCTGACCGCCTACCGGTCGACGTTCGCCGAGGGAGCCGTCGGCGCACCCGCCCACCTGCACACCGCGGCGGCCGAGTCGTTCTTCGTGATCGACGGGGCGCTGCGGGTGCTGGTGGGCGAGGAGATCACCGTCCTGAACGCTGGCGACTTCCTCGTGATCCCGCCCGGCACCCCGCACGCCTTCGCCGCGGCCCCCGGCGCCACGGCCGACGTCCTGTTCACCTTCACGCCGGGAGCGGGCCGCTTCGACTACCTACGCCTCCTCGGCCGCGTCCTGCGCGGCGAGGCGGACCCCCAGGAGATCAAGAACTCCTCGGACCGATTCGACAACCACTACGTGGACAGCCCGGTGTGGAACGAGGAGCTCGGGGGACATGCCTGA
- a CDS encoding DeoR/GlpR family DNA-binding transcription regulator, with protein sequence MLAERRHQLILRALRSGGPAAVTDLSEQLGVSPATIRRDLVKLEEDGMLTRVHGGAVMEDGDQPFAEVAEVRVAEKDAIAARAAALVADGQSVLLDIGTTAYRLARQLHGRRLTVITSNLVVYEELADDEGIELVLLGGMVRREYRSLVGFLTEDNLRQLHTDWLFLGTSGVRPGGQVMDTTVVEVPVKRAMIKASDKVVLLADQAKFPGTGMAKVCGPEDLDVVVTNAPVDAATRSSLEEAGVEVVLAGKAQA encoded by the coding sequence GTGCTGGCTGAACGACGACACCAACTCATCCTGCGGGCCCTGCGCTCGGGCGGTCCCGCGGCCGTGACCGACCTCTCCGAGCAGCTCGGTGTGAGCCCCGCCACCATTCGGCGTGACCTCGTCAAGCTGGAGGAGGACGGGATGCTCACCCGGGTCCACGGCGGCGCGGTCATGGAGGACGGCGACCAGCCGTTCGCCGAGGTCGCCGAGGTCAGGGTGGCCGAGAAGGACGCCATAGCCGCCCGGGCCGCCGCACTGGTCGCCGACGGACAGTCGGTGCTGCTCGACATCGGCACCACCGCCTACCGACTGGCCCGGCAGCTGCACGGCCGCCGCCTTACCGTGATCACCAGCAACCTGGTGGTCTACGAGGAACTCGCCGACGACGAGGGCATCGAGCTGGTGCTGCTCGGCGGCATGGTCCGCCGCGAGTACCGCTCCCTGGTCGGTTTCCTCACCGAGGACAACCTGCGCCAGCTGCACACCGACTGGCTCTTCCTCGGCACCAGTGGAGTGCGCCCCGGTGGGCAGGTGATGGACACGACGGTCGTCGAGGTGCCGGTCAAGCGCGCCATGATCAAGGCGAGCGACAAGGTCGTCCTCCTCGCCGACCAGGCGAAGTTCCCGGGCACGGGCATGGCGAAGGTCTGCGGTCCGGAGGACCTGGACGTGGTGGTGACGAACGCGCCGGTCGACGCGGCGACCCGCTCCTCCCTGGAGGAGGCGGGCGTCGAGGTGGTCCTGGCAGGAAAGGCTCAAGCGTGA
- a CDS encoding alpha-mannosidase, translating into MHDERRRIEERVQRVHDQRIKPATYAATVPFEVEAWQAPGEPVSFEEAASARYEPFAMNTPWGPPWGTTWFRMRGRVPAEWAGRRVEAVIDLGFVGDWPGNQAEALVHLPDGRPLKAVNPLNQYVPIAHPATGGEQIDYLVEAASNPDILKDNFSKVTPMGDKLTAGSAPLYTFQRADIAVLDEEVWHLDLDLQVLRELMVHLGEHEPRRHEIMHALDRAMDALDLDDVPGSAAAAREVLAPILAKPAHASAHTVSGVGHAHIDSAWLWPIRETKRKTSRTFSNVTSLADEYDDFIFACSQAQQYEWVRDNYPHVWARIQDSVKKGQWVPVGGMWVEADGNLPGGEAMARQLIHGKRFFIEHFGVETKGVWLPDSFGYTAAYPQLAKLAGNDWFLTQKISWNQTNKFPHHTFWWEGIDGTRIFTHFPPVDTYNARFSGEEMHRAVRNYSEKGGGSRSLAPFGWGDGGGGPTREIMERARRLADLEGSPKVVVEHPDEFFAKAREEYPDAPVWNGELYLELHRATYTSQARTKQGNRRSEHKLREAELWATTAALHAPGYAYPYEKLDRLWKTVLLHQFHDILPGSSIAWVHREAEAEYARVAEELEALTAEAVAALGAGGTRVFNTSPFDRAEVVRTAGGAPAYVEVPASGSAPLTGAEPAQPVRTEGRVLDNGLIRVEVAEDGTLASVRDLRAGGREVLADQGNLLRLHTDLPNYWDAWDIDKHYRNRYTDLLDASSVEVVSDAPLLGAIQVTRSFGKGSTITQTVTVRAGSARIDFETDIDWHEAEKILKAGFPVDIRAAHSSAEIQFGHVQRPTHTNTSWEAARFEVPGHRWVHLAEPGYGVAVLNDSTYGHDVSRTVREDGGTTTRVSLSLVRAPRIPDPEADQGRHRFTYSLLPGASIEDTVAEGYALNLPLRVADAAGATEPVVSVDGDGVTVEAVKLADDASGDVVVRLYECNGGRAQGVLRTGFPLAGAQVTDLLERPLEDAEVSEAGVAVALRPFQVLTLRLRRG; encoded by the coding sequence ATGCACGACGAACGCCGACGGATCGAAGAGCGCGTCCAGCGCGTCCACGACCAGCGCATCAAGCCCGCGACCTACGCGGCCACCGTCCCCTTCGAGGTGGAGGCCTGGCAGGCGCCGGGAGAGCCGGTCTCCTTCGAGGAGGCGGCGTCCGCGCGGTACGAGCCCTTCGCCATGAACACCCCCTGGGGCCCGCCCTGGGGCACCACCTGGTTCCGGATGCGCGGCCGGGTGCCCGCCGAGTGGGCCGGCCGGCGCGTCGAGGCCGTCATCGACCTCGGCTTCGTGGGCGACTGGCCCGGCAACCAGGCCGAGGCCCTGGTGCACCTGCCCGACGGCCGCCCCCTGAAGGCCGTCAACCCGCTCAACCAGTACGTGCCCATCGCCCACCCGGCGACCGGCGGCGAGCAGATCGACTACCTGGTCGAGGCGGCCTCCAACCCGGACATCCTCAAGGACAACTTCTCCAAGGTCACGCCGATGGGCGACAAGCTCACGGCCGGCTCCGCGCCGCTCTACACCTTCCAGCGCGCCGACATCGCCGTCCTCGACGAGGAGGTCTGGCACCTCGACCTCGACCTCCAGGTACTGCGCGAGCTGATGGTCCACCTCGGCGAGCACGAGCCGCGCCGCCACGAGATCATGCACGCCCTGGACCGCGCCATGGACGCCCTCGACCTGGACGACGTGCCCGGCAGCGCCGCGGCCGCCCGCGAGGTGCTGGCGCCCATCCTCGCCAAGCCCGCCCACGCCAGCGCGCACACCGTCTCCGGCGTCGGCCACGCCCACATCGACTCCGCCTGGCTGTGGCCCATCCGCGAGACCAAGCGCAAGACGTCCCGCACCTTCTCCAACGTCACCTCGCTCGCCGACGAGTACGACGACTTCATCTTCGCCTGCTCCCAGGCCCAGCAGTACGAGTGGGTGCGCGACAACTACCCGCACGTGTGGGCCCGCATCCAGGACTCGGTGAAGAAGGGCCAGTGGGTCCCGGTCGGCGGCATGTGGGTGGAGGCCGACGGCAACCTGCCCGGCGGCGAGGCGATGGCCCGCCAGCTCATCCACGGCAAGCGCTTCTTCATCGAGCACTTCGGCGTCGAGACCAAGGGCGTCTGGCTGCCGGACTCCTTCGGCTACACGGCCGCCTACCCGCAGCTCGCCAAGCTCGCCGGCAACGACTGGTTCCTCACCCAGAAGATCTCCTGGAACCAGACCAACAAGTTCCCCCACCACACCTTCTGGTGGGAGGGCATCGACGGCACCCGCATCTTCACCCACTTCCCGCCCGTCGACACCTACAACGCCCGCTTCAGCGGCGAGGAGATGCACCGCGCGGTCCGCAACTACTCCGAGAAGGGCGGCGGTTCACGCTCGCTGGCCCCCTTCGGCTGGGGCGACGGCGGTGGCGGCCCCACCCGCGAGATCATGGAACGCGCGCGCCGGCTCGCCGACCTGGAGGGCTCGCCCAAGGTCGTCGTCGAGCACCCGGACGAGTTCTTCGCCAAGGCCCGCGAGGAGTACCCGGACGCCCCCGTCTGGAACGGCGAGCTCTACCTGGAACTGCACCGCGCCACCTACACCTCCCAGGCCCGCACCAAGCAGGGCAACCGGCGCAGCGAACACAAGCTCCGCGAGGCCGAGTTGTGGGCCACCACGGCCGCGCTGCACGCACCGGGCTACGCCTACCCGTACGAGAAGCTCGACCGTCTGTGGAAGACGGTCCTGCTCCACCAGTTCCACGACATCCTGCCCGGCTCCTCCATCGCCTGGGTGCACCGCGAGGCCGAGGCCGAGTACGCCCGGGTCGCCGAGGAACTGGAGGCGCTGACCGCCGAGGCGGTGGCCGCGCTGGGCGCCGGCGGCACCCGGGTGTTCAACACCAGCCCCTTCGACCGCGCCGAGGTGGTCCGTACGGCAGGCGGCGCACCGGCGTACGTCGAGGTGCCCGCGAGCGGCAGCGCGCCGCTGACCGGCGCCGAGCCCGCACAGCCGGTGCGCACCGAGGGACGGGTCCTCGACAACGGCCTGATCCGCGTCGAGGTGGCCGAGGACGGCACCCTGGCCTCGGTCCGCGACCTGCGTGCCGGCGGCCGTGAGGTCCTCGCCGACCAGGGCAACCTGCTGCGTCTGCACACCGACCTCCCGAACTACTGGGACGCCTGGGACATCGACAAGCACTACAGGAACCGGTACACCGACCTCCTGGACGCCTCGTCCGTCGAGGTCGTCTCGGACGCCCCGCTGCTGGGTGCGATCCAAGTGACCCGGTCCTTCGGCAAGGGCTCGACGATCACCCAGACCGTCACCGTCCGGGCCGGCAGCGCCCGGATCGACTTCGAGACCGACATCGACTGGCACGAGGCGGAGAAGATCCTCAAGGCCGGCTTCCCGGTCGACATCCGCGCCGCCCACTCCTCCGCCGAGATCCAGTTCGGCCACGTCCAGCGGCCCACCCACACCAACACCAGCTGGGAGGCGGCTCGTTTCGAGGTCCCCGGCCACCGCTGGGTGCACCTGGCCGAGCCCGGCTACGGCGTCGCCGTCCTCAACGACTCGACCTACGGCCACGACGTCTCCCGCACGGTCCGCGAGGACGGCGGTACGACGACCAGGGTCAGCCTCAGCCTGGTGCGCGCCCCGCGCATCCCGGACCCCGAGGCCGACCAGGGCAGGCACCGCTTCACCTACTCCCTGCTCCCCGGCGCGAGCATCGAGGACACCGTCGCCGAGGGCTACGCCCTCAACCTGCCCCTGCGGGTGGCGGACGCGGCCGGCGCCACCGAACCCGTGGTCTCGGTCGACGGCGACGGCGTCACCGTCGAGGCGGTCAAGCTCGCCGACGACGCGTCCGGTGACGTGGTCGTGCGGCTCTACGAGTGCAACGGCGGTCGTGCCCAGGGCGTGCTGCGCACCGGGTTCCCGCTGGCCGGCGCGCAGGTGACCGACCTGCTGGAGCGGCCCCTGGAGGACGCGGAGGTCTCCGAGGCCGGGGTCGCGGTCGCGTTGCGGCCCTTCCAGGTCCTCACGCTCCGGCTGCGGAGGGGCTGA
- a CDS encoding extracellular solute-binding protein, which produces MRLSRRGLLRAGLAGTAATALGGLASGCAVPTGSTGRNMVLWYWSGGLSDTVVKNAKARYDRSVDLEAIQIGGQYRSKLITTITGQAHIPDIAGLKGEDMAAYLPNADQFIDLRTLGAEKYRGQYLSWKWDQGIADDGTMVGFPIDCGPVAHYYQFEVFRRAGLPYEPDDVSSGLNTWEKFFDAGVQLGKRVPGAKLLTDINSVFENVVQQGAKRYVDKDRHFIGDQEHVRRAWALAVEAKQRRIVSDLVSGTPDQLSAIQDGKLPSQLNASWASFDIKNGVPKTKGRWRVAQMPVRPANSGGSFLSITKACREPERAFEIITWMLNASNQAQGYVDAGLFPSTPASYGLKPMQEQDDFFGGQVTTDVFGPAAQKIVVAYNSPFDIALGQPLKDEIKNVGVLGKDPKKAWSDAMSKCRRIAKHLGVSY; this is translated from the coding sequence GTGCGGCTCTCACGAAGAGGCCTGCTCCGCGCGGGCCTGGCCGGTACGGCCGCCACGGCCCTGGGCGGCCTGGCATCCGGCTGTGCCGTTCCGACCGGTTCGACCGGCCGGAACATGGTCCTGTGGTACTGGAGCGGTGGTCTGAGCGACACCGTCGTCAAGAACGCCAAGGCCCGCTACGACCGCTCGGTCGACCTGGAGGCCATCCAGATCGGCGGTCAGTACCGCTCCAAGCTCATCACCACCATCACCGGCCAGGCCCACATCCCCGACATCGCGGGGCTCAAGGGCGAGGACATGGCCGCCTACCTGCCGAACGCGGACCAGTTCATCGATCTGCGGACGCTGGGCGCGGAGAAGTACCGCGGCCAGTACCTGTCCTGGAAGTGGGACCAGGGCATCGCCGACGACGGCACGATGGTCGGCTTCCCGATCGACTGCGGTCCGGTCGCGCACTACTACCAGTTCGAGGTCTTCCGCAGGGCGGGGCTGCCGTACGAGCCCGACGACGTGTCGAGCGGACTGAACACCTGGGAGAAGTTCTTCGACGCGGGCGTGCAACTCGGCAAGCGCGTCCCGGGCGCCAAGCTGCTCACCGACATCAACTCCGTCTTCGAGAACGTCGTGCAGCAGGGCGCGAAGCGGTACGTCGACAAGGACCGCCACTTCATCGGCGACCAGGAGCACGTCCGCCGGGCCTGGGCGCTCGCCGTGGAGGCCAAGCAGCGCAGGATCGTCTCGGACCTGGTCAGCGGTACTCCGGACCAGCTGTCGGCCATTCAGGACGGCAAGCTGCCGAGCCAGCTGAACGCCTCCTGGGCCAGCTTCGACATCAAGAACGGCGTGCCGAAGACCAAGGGCCGGTGGCGGGTGGCGCAGATGCCCGTGCGGCCCGCCAACAGCGGCGGCTCGTTCCTGTCGATCACCAAGGCATGCCGGGAGCCCGAGCGCGCCTTCGAGATCATCACCTGGATGCTCAACGCCTCCAACCAGGCGCAGGGTTACGTCGACGCGGGCCTCTTCCCCTCCACGCCCGCCTCCTACGGCCTGAAGCCGATGCAGGAGCAGGACGACTTCTTCGGCGGCCAGGTCACGACCGACGTCTTCGGGCCGGCCGCGCAGAAGATCGTGGTCGCCTACAACAGCCCGTTCGACATCGCGCTCGGGCAGCCCCTCAAGGACGAGATCAAGAACGTCGGTGTCCTCGGCAAGGACCCCAAGAAGGCCTGGAGTGACGCCATGAGCAAGTGCCGGCGCATCGCGAAGCACCTGGGGGTGAGCTACTGA
- a CDS encoding ATP-grasp domain-containing protein, with protein MVSRVRVWLNRTYAENVFFMDQLRRNPSDRAVEIHATHGDADSPVLAAADTADLEPEGLSPAAYVEYALDQCVRRGIDVFVPRLHQAAIVAHRADFAAAGTALLAPPPEAVAVFHDKVIAYEAVQAIGAPVPPWWRVRSADELLAAVEELEAAGHKACFKPASGAGGVGFRVITRAPFSLVHLNGFPSPYVPLDLVLQALKDAEEPVDWLVMPRLEQPEVSVDCLTGPDNRIRMAIGRTKNGRRRGFTLSEQWLEPARRIAEGFGLHYLSNIQFRMFGDTPVLMDVNTRPAGGLHQLSLCGVNAPWAAVQLALGEDPGTIEPPFLGQDYTVVSGPRPLRAVSLPQQRVEQTEPLVSAAPVPEQAPGDSIGAGDSVGVAAQVLPL; from the coding sequence ATGGTCTCTCGCGTACGCGTCTGGCTCAACCGCACGTACGCGGAGAACGTGTTCTTCATGGATCAGCTGCGGCGCAATCCCAGCGACCGGGCCGTCGAGATCCATGCGACACACGGCGACGCCGATTCTCCCGTACTGGCCGCCGCCGACACCGCCGACCTGGAGCCCGAGGGCCTGTCCCCGGCCGCGTACGTGGAGTACGCGCTCGACCAGTGTGTGCGGCGCGGCATCGACGTGTTCGTGCCCCGGCTGCACCAGGCGGCGATCGTGGCGCACCGCGCGGACTTCGCGGCGGCCGGTACCGCGCTGCTGGCGCCGCCGCCCGAGGCCGTGGCCGTCTTCCACGACAAGGTGATCGCCTACGAGGCCGTCCAGGCGATCGGCGCGCCGGTGCCGCCGTGGTGGCGGGTCCGGTCGGCGGACGAACTCCTCGCCGCCGTCGAGGAGTTGGAGGCCGCCGGGCACAAGGCCTGCTTCAAGCCGGCGTCCGGCGCGGGCGGGGTGGGCTTCCGTGTCATCACGCGCGCCCCCTTCTCGCTCGTCCACCTCAACGGCTTCCCCAGCCCGTACGTGCCGCTCGACCTGGTCCTCCAGGCGCTCAAGGACGCCGAGGAGCCGGTGGACTGGCTGGTCATGCCGCGTCTTGAGCAGCCCGAGGTGTCGGTGGACTGCCTGACCGGGCCCGACAACCGGATCCGGATGGCCATCGGCCGCACCAAGAACGGCCGTCGGCGCGGGTTCACGCTCTCCGAGCAGTGGCTGGAGCCGGCGCGGCGGATCGCCGAGGGCTTCGGGCTGCACTACCTCTCCAACATCCAGTTCCGGATGTTCGGGGACACTCCGGTGCTCATGGACGTCAACACGCGTCCGGCCGGCGGGCTGCACCAGCTGTCCCTGTGCGGGGTCAACGCGCCTTGGGCTGCTGTGCAGTTGGCGCTCGGCGAGGACCCGGGGACGATCGAGCCGCCGTTCCTCGGGCAGGACTACACGGTGGTGTCGGGGCCGCGTCCGCTGCGGGCGGTGTCGCTGCCGCAGCAGCGCGTGGAGCAGACCGAGCCGTTGGTGTCTGCGGCACCGGTGCCTGAGCAGGCGCCGGGTGACTCCATCGGGGCCGGGGACTCCGTCGGGGTCGCGGCTCAGGTGCTGCCGCTTTAG
- a CDS encoding alpha-L-fucosidase yields the protein MPMQPWFTDAKLGIFVHWGIYAVDGVQESWSFYDDIVPHERYMSQLERFTGARYDPRAWADLFARAGAKYAVLTSRHHDGVALWDTAYGDLNLGKDYLGPYAEALREKDLKVGLYYSHSDWNHPDYASTRKPGRPPEQEDNRYSEVAAEFEDLDAWERFIAYRDGQIRELASRYRPDLMWFDGEWDRSEEQWRIPELAALIRSYSPDVVFNARMLSEGDYATPEQGAPIVPPDGPWELCLTINDSWGYQHHDHHHKSLSQLIRYFTETIGGGGNLLLDVGPMEDGTIPEPQVERLEGLGEWIRRHADAVYGTGRGLPAGHHYGPSTLSADRRTLYLTVYDIPRAEIGVRGLATKVRRVTVLGTGTELAHQVVGGLHEAVGVLWIDPPAPADLDPHATVLALELDGELELYRGAGRF from the coding sequence GTGCCCATGCAACCCTGGTTCACCGACGCCAAGTTGGGGATCTTCGTCCACTGGGGCATCTACGCCGTCGACGGCGTCCAGGAGTCCTGGTCGTTCTACGACGACATCGTCCCGCACGAGCGGTACATGTCCCAGCTGGAGCGCTTCACGGGCGCCCGGTACGACCCGAGGGCCTGGGCGGACCTGTTCGCCCGGGCGGGAGCGAAGTACGCCGTGCTGACGAGCCGTCACCACGACGGTGTGGCCCTGTGGGACACGGCGTACGGCGACCTGAACCTCGGCAAGGACTACCTCGGCCCGTACGCCGAGGCCCTGCGCGAGAAGGACCTCAAGGTCGGCCTGTACTACTCGCACTCCGACTGGAACCACCCCGACTACGCCTCCACGCGCAAGCCGGGCCGCCCGCCGGAGCAGGAGGACAACCGCTACTCCGAGGTCGCCGCCGAGTTCGAGGACCTCGACGCCTGGGAGCGGTTCATCGCCTACCGCGACGGCCAGATCCGCGAACTGGCCTCCCGCTACCGGCCCGACCTGATGTGGTTCGACGGCGAGTGGGACCGCAGCGAGGAACAGTGGCGCATCCCCGAACTCGCCGCGCTCATCCGCTCCTACTCGCCCGACGTCGTCTTCAACGCACGCATGCTCAGTGAGGGCGACTACGCCACCCCCGAACAGGGCGCCCCCATCGTGCCGCCGGACGGCCCCTGGGAGCTGTGCCTGACGATCAACGACTCGTGGGGGTACCAGCACCACGACCACCACCACAAGTCGCTCTCCCAGCTGATCCGCTACTTCACCGAGACCATCGGCGGGGGCGGCAACCTGCTCCTGGACGTCGGTCCCATGGAGGACGGCACCATCCCCGAGCCGCAGGTCGAGCGCCTCGAAGGACTGGGGGAGTGGATCCGCAGACACGCGGACGCGGTGTACGGCACCGGGCGCGGACTCCCGGCCGGACACCACTACGGCCCCAGCACCCTCTCCGCCGACCGCCGCACCCTCTACCTCACGGTCTACGACATCCCGCGCGCCGAGATCGGCGTCCGGGGCCTGGCCACGAAGGTCCGCAGGGTCACCGTCCTCGGCACCGGGACCGAACTGGCCCACCAGGTCGTCGGCGGCCTCCACGAGGCGGTCGGCGTGCTGTGGATCGACCCGCCGGCCCCGGCGGACCTCGACCCGCACGCCACGGTGCTCGCCCTCGAACTGGACGGCGAACTGGAGCTGTACCGGGGGGCGGGGCGGTTCTGA
- a CDS encoding 6-phospho-beta-glucosidase, with protein sequence MKLTILGGGGFRVPLVYGALLTDRGEGRVTQVVLHDLDAGRLSAVGRVLAEQAAAVADAPTVTTTTDLDEALRGADFIFSAIRVGGLQGRANDEKVALDEGVLGQETVGAGGIAYGLRTVPVAVDIARRVARLAPDAWVINFTNPAGLVTEAMSRHLGDRVIGICDSPVGLGRRIARVLGANPDEAWIDYVGLNHLGWVRGLKIAGRDELPRLLADADLLGSFEEGKLFGVDWLQSLGAIPNEYLHYYYFNREAVRAYQQVEKTRGAFLADQQARFYEEMRRPDAAALTAWDRTRAEREATYMSENRETAGAGERDADDLSGGYEKVALALMRAIARDERTTLILNVRNQGTLSVLDTDAVIEVPCLVDANGAHPVSVAPLPDHATGLVCSVKAVEREVLAAAESGARTTAVKAFALHPLVDSVGVARKLVEGYTSVHPGLAYLK encoded by the coding sequence GTGAAACTGACGATTCTTGGCGGCGGCGGCTTCCGGGTCCCGCTCGTGTACGGGGCGCTGCTGACGGACCGCGGCGAGGGCCGGGTGACCCAGGTCGTCCTGCACGACCTCGACGCCGGACGGCTCTCCGCGGTCGGCCGCGTCCTGGCCGAACAGGCGGCCGCCGTCGCCGATGCCCCCACGGTGACGACCACGACCGACCTCGACGAGGCCCTGCGCGGCGCCGACTTCATCTTCTCGGCGATCCGCGTGGGCGGTCTCCAGGGCCGCGCCAACGACGAGAAGGTCGCGCTCGACGAGGGTGTGCTCGGTCAGGAGACGGTCGGCGCGGGCGGCATCGCCTACGGCCTGAGGACCGTCCCGGTCGCCGTCGACATCGCCCGCCGGGTGGCCCGGCTCGCCCCCGACGCCTGGGTCATCAACTTCACCAACCCGGCGGGCCTGGTCACCGAGGCCATGTCCCGCCACCTCGGCGACCGCGTCATCGGCATCTGCGACTCACCCGTGGGCCTCGGCCGCCGGATCGCCCGCGTGCTCGGCGCCAACCCCGACGAGGCCTGGATCGACTACGTCGGCCTCAACCACCTCGGCTGGGTGCGCGGCCTGAAGATCGCGGGCCGGGACGAGCTGCCGCGGCTGCTGGCCGACGCCGATCTGCTCGGCTCCTTCGAGGAGGGCAAGCTCTTCGGCGTCGACTGGCTCCAGTCCCTGGGCGCGATCCCCAACGAGTACCTGCACTACTACTACTTCAACCGTGAGGCGGTCCGCGCCTACCAGCAGGTCGAGAAGACCCGCGGCGCCTTCCTCGCCGACCAGCAGGCCCGGTTCTACGAGGAGATGCGCCGCCCCGACGCCGCCGCCCTGACGGCCTGGGACCGCACCCGCGCCGAGCGCGAGGCCACCTACATGTCGGAGAACCGGGAGACCGCCGGCGCGGGCGAACGCGACGCCGACGACCTCTCCGGCGGCTACGAGAAGGTCGCCCTCGCCCTGATGCGGGCCATCGCCCGCGACGAGCGCACCACCCTGATCCTCAACGTCCGCAACCAGGGCACCCTCTCGGTGCTCGACACGGACGCCGTCATCGAGGTCCCCTGCCTGGTCGACGCCAACGGCGCTCACCCGGTCTCCGTCGCTCCGCTGCCCGACCACGCCACCGGCCTGGTCTGCTCGGTCAAGGCGGTCGAGCGGGAGGTGCTGGCCGCGGCCGAGTCCGGGGCCCGGACGACGGCCGTGAAGGCGTTCGCACTGCACCCGCTGGTGGACTCGGTGGGCGTGGCCCGCAAGCTGGTCGAGGGGTACACCTCGGTGCACCCGGGCCTGGCGTACCTTAAGTAG
- a CDS encoding carbohydrate kinase family protein, with product MDDDRPEVLLTGLLFYDLVLTGLGRPPTPGEEIWTDGMGCGPGGIANLAVAASRFGLRTSLSTVFGDDFYGAYCQEILAGQEGVDLSLSRVADGWHTPVTVSVAYGSDRALITHGQEPPYSQDTLMGDPPEARTALVHLEAEPRAWISKAAANGTQIYADVGWDPTQRWSTDLLDQLSLCHAFLPNETEAMAYTRTDSAVAALGTLSELVPVAVVTRGGDGAVAVDQTTGEYADVPALAVDVLDATGAGDVFGASFVAASLGGWPLEERLRFAVLCAGLSVRHHGGALAAPGWYGVDRWWRSLTDPDLKRTYGFLADRLPADVGTPLQHAPVTPPARPPLAPPTPSAEHAPVAPPTPHLPVAPADTARQH from the coding sequence GTGGATGACGACCGGCCCGAGGTGCTGCTGACCGGGCTGCTCTTCTACGACCTCGTCCTGACGGGTCTGGGCAGGCCGCCGACACCGGGTGAGGAGATCTGGACGGACGGCATGGGCTGCGGCCCGGGCGGCATCGCCAACCTCGCGGTCGCCGCCTCCCGCTTCGGCCTGCGCACCTCCCTGTCCACGGTCTTCGGCGACGACTTCTACGGCGCCTACTGCCAGGAGATCCTGGCCGGCCAGGAAGGCGTCGACCTCTCGCTCTCCCGCGTCGCGGACGGCTGGCACACCCCCGTCACCGTCTCCGTCGCGTACGGCTCCGACCGGGCCCTGATCACCCACGGCCAGGAACCGCCGTACTCCCAGGACACGCTGATGGGCGACCCGCCCGAGGCGCGCACCGCCCTGGTGCATCTGGAGGCCGAACCGCGCGCCTGGATCTCCAAAGCCGCCGCGAACGGCACGCAGATCTACGCCGACGTCGGCTGGGACCCCACCCAGCGGTGGTCCACGGACCTCCTGGACCAGCTCTCCCTGTGCCACGCCTTCCTCCCCAACGAGACCGAGGCGATGGCCTACACCCGCACCGACAGCGCGGTCGCGGCGCTCGGCACGCTCTCCGAACTGGTGCCGGTCGCCGTGGTCACGCGGGGCGGGGACGGCGCGGTCGCCGTCGACCAGACGACCGGCGAGTACGCGGACGTCCCGGCCCTGGCCGTCGACGTCCTGGACGCGACGGGTGCCGGTGACGTCTTCGGCGCGAGCTTCGTCGCGGCCTCGCTCGGCGGCTGGCCACTGGAGGAGCGGCTCAGGTTCGCCGTTCTGTGCGCCGGACTGTCCGTGCGGCACCACGGGGGCGCCCTGGCGGCCCCCGGCTGGTACGGCGTCGACCGCTGGTGGCGCTCGCTGACGGACCCCGACCTGAAGCGGACCTACGGCTTCCTGGCCGACCGTCTCCCGGCGGACGTGGGAACGCCTCTCCAGCACGCGCCGGTCACCCCACCGGCCCGGCCCCCTCTCGCGCCGCCCACCCCCTCGGCCGAGCACGCACCCGTCGCCCCACCGACGCCGCACCTCCCCGTCGCCCCAGCCGACACCGCACGGCAGCACTGA